A stretch of DNA from Pontiella agarivorans:
GGAATCTCCTTTAAGGCGCTGTTCTCCGCCGCCGTAATACGCCGGCGGCGGAGAAGACCACGCGGTTACCGGGTTAAAGGACGTATTGAACCAGAACACCGCCGCAGACTGCGGTGATCAGGACAATGGTGATAAATGCGATTACCGCTTTGGGTTTGAGCACGGAGGAGACCAGCGCAATTTCCGGCAGACTGGCACCGGTCCCTCCGATGATCAGGGCAATGGCCGGACCGAGGCCCATGCCTTTGGCGATCAGCACCTTGAGCAACGGAACCGCCATTTCAATGCGCAGATACACCGGAACACCGATCACGGCGGAGATGATAATTGAAAGCAGACTGTCGCCGCCGACATATTTTTCAACAATTTCAGCCGAGAGATAGGCCGCCGACACCCCGCTGATCAAAGCCCCGATCAATACATACGGAATAATTTTTTTGAACAGCACCCACGCGAAACGAATGGCCAGCACCGGCTTTTTCGTCTCACCGGAACCTGCAGCAGTACCCGGACAGCAGGTTGGCTGCGGTTCGGGCTTCGGTTCAGGCTCTGCGCCGCAGCAGGAGACGGGAGCACACCCGGAGTCCGCCTTTTTATCGCCCAGCTCTTCGCCCCGCCTGATCTCATTTTTCCAAGGGGTTTTCGTAATAAACCAGCCGCCGATAATCGCCGAAATGAAGGTAATCGCAAAATAACTGGCGGTGACCTTGAACCCGAAAACAGCATACACCATGGCCAGAACCACAAAGTTGCAAAGCGGAGCCGAAATCAGAAAACTCAGCACCGTACCCAGGTTTACCCCCATCGTGGCCATGCCCATGGTCAACGGAACAACGGATGCGCTGCAGAACGGGGTGAGCATCCCCAGAAAGGCTCCCAGCAACGGACCGAACCGCTCATGTTTCGTCAGTTTTTTCTGCAGTTTGTCCTGCGGAATATATTCCCGCATAAAACCCGTCAGCACCGATACCACGGCGATAACAATAACGAGCGCTCCGCCCACATGAACAAATTCTTCCAATGCAACAGTCAGTTTTTCAGCATTCATAATCCTGCCTGGTTAAGGGTTAATTTAAAAACGTCCGCGCATAATTACATACTTGCACATGTCTGCAAGTATAATGTCAAAAATTCGGGGCGAGGCGGTTTTTCGGAAATTTCGGGCCTTCGATCGGGTTTTCTGCAACAGCGGATTCTGTCCGCTCCGCCGACGCCCATATGCCGCACAGCCTATCGCAGATGAACCGGAAACAGATCTCAGTGCATCGAAGAAAGCAGGTTCAGTTGCTCGTTCAAATCCTGCCAAAGTGTATCGGT
This window harbors:
- a CDS encoding permease gives rise to the protein MNAEKLTVALEEFVHVGGALVIVIAVVSVLTGFMREYIPQDKLQKKLTKHERFGPLLGAFLGMLTPFCSASVVPLTMGMATMGVNLGTVLSFLISAPLCNFVVLAMVYAVFGFKVTASYFAITFISAIIGGWFITKTPWKNEIRRGEELGDKKADSGCAPVSCCGAEPEPKPEPQPTCCPGTAAGSGETKKPVLAIRFAWVLFKKIIPYVLIGALISGVSAAYLSAEIVEKYVGGDSLLSIIISAVIGVPVYLRIEMAVPLLKVLIAKGMGLGPAIALIIGGTGASLPEIALVSSVLKPKAVIAFITIVLITAVCGGVLVQYVL